AAGCCCAACTAAAAGTAACATTAGTAAATAAATCGGATTGTAATGAAGTCCTAAAGTTGTTGTTTCTTTACCCAATTTGTAAAAATATTCTAATGGTGTTCCTTTTTCCGGAGCCATTGTGTAAAAGTAATTAGATGTAAAGGGCTCCATCCATTTCATAAACAAATTATTTACAAAGATTGATAAAATGTACAATATAATAATGAGCGACATTGTTTTTCGCAAAATTTTCAAATTAATTACAATCATATTATTGAAATACGCCCACAATACAATTCCTACGATTAGCATATGCCCCCAAAGATACGCCATTCCTTGCCATGTTAAGAGAGATTGATAGTTTGTAAGACCGTTTGCAAATATAATGCTTACTAAAGCAGCAGGAAGGTTAAAACAAAACGCAATTGAAAATAACAATTCACTTTCAAATAAAAATGCAAAAAATAAAATAAAATTAGCAAAATGACAAATTTGTAAAGGGATTTCTTCAGGTGAAATTTGATTCACTTTGTGATAAATTTCAATATTACGCCCAACTAAAAGAGCAATCCCAATAAGTGAGAAGCACATACCAATCAATCGTATCTTTTGATGGTTAAAGCGCCTAAATAGAAAATAAAACAAAGTGACAAATAGAAAAGGGCTCGCCATAAATAAAAAATGGAATGGACTCCACATTTGAAAGGTCATTGAACTATACTTTCCTTCATGTAGTAAAATTCACTTGTTTTCAACGCGATTTACCCCCATTACTTTTTATTGTAATTTGATTTGAGCAAAAAACGTATCATTAAGCGATCAAACTAAAGACATCAAGTAAACAACACCTATTATTGATTTATTCAAAAAATTTTTAGAAAGAACCTGTAATGTTTACTCTTAACTTGTACAAAAAAGGAAATGTTAATTAAGGTATCGGAGGGGATTTTGGTGACAATTCACTCGTTTATATATTTATTAATCAAATGAATACAATGATGATCATCTGTATACCCTAGAATTCTTTCATTTTCTTCATCAACAAAACTATCAGATAAACTTTATATGTAAAAGAGTAGAAATTTAATTTTTAGTTCAATGATAAAATTTCTAAAATCTTAACACATTATTCGTTATTGACAACTAAGTTAATTCATACTATTATTATCTCGAGTTAAAGATATTTTTTGAAATTTAATTTGGAGGTAGAAATAATGGAGAATGAATGCTAAACCTTTCGTTTTACTTTTATAGCACAAATATAAAGAAGTTTATGATGAATAAAAAGCATGATATGTTTTTTGGAATACTGTTTAAAAAATTCAATTCAAATTTTTTTATAAAATTATCTCGAATTAAAGATAAAAAACAAGTAGGAGGATTTAAAAATGTTAAATATGGGTTTATTAATTATTCGTTTAGTAATCGGTTTACTTTTTGTAGGTCATGGAGCTCAAAAATTATTTGGCTGGTTCGGTGGTCATGGACTGAAGGGAACAGGTGGATGGTTTGAATCAATTGGCATGAAACCAGGTGTTACAATTGCACTTTTCGCAGGGTTAGCAGAACTGATTGGGGGAATTTTATTTACACTAGGACTATTAACACCACTTGCAGGAATCATGATTGCTGGAACAATGGTAATGGCAATTATTAAAGTACATGCGCCAAATGGATTATGGGCAACTGCGAATGGATATGAATACAACTTAACATTGCTTTCAGTTGCTATTGGTATAGCTTTAATTGGACCTGGTAAATATGCGTTAGATCCATTTTTATTCTAACTGATCACTTTAGAAATTGATTTTACAAATTAAAGATTAATTAGTATAAAAGTGCTGTTAAATAATGAATCTGTTCATAAAAAAATGAAATAATAGAAAATGTAAGACAAATATTAGTGAGCTAATCGGGCTTTGTTCGATTAGCTCACTTGCATTTTAAATAAATATTATTTATAGCAAATTTTTCAATATAAAATTTAAATGTACTACTCTTTAAGAACGATTTTTCACAAATTTCGATGATACATAAAAAAACTTTACTAAAGTCAAAATGATTACTTTGATTCCATCTGTCTACATATGATTTAGTAATTAAAATCTAGGAGGAAAAAAATTGGGTTATCGAATTGAAAAAGATTCAATTGGTGAGATAAAAGTACCCGTAAATAAACTTTGGGGAGCTCAAACGCAGCGAAGTTTTGAGAACTTTAAAATCGGTACTGAAAAAATGCCTATTCAATTAATTTATGCTTTGGCATTAATTAAAAAGAGTGCAGCAATTACAAATAAAAAACTAGGAAAATTGGATAGCGAAAAAGCAGATGCAATCATTAGTGCTGTAAATGAAATATTAAATGGTAAGCTTGACAATCACTTTCCACTTGTTGTTTGGCAAACAGGAAGTGGTACACAAACAAATATGAATGTTAATGAAGTAATCGCTCACCGTGGGAATGAGTTTTTAGCAGAAAAAGGAAACAATAAAAAAATTCATCCAAATGATGATGTCAATATGTCTCAAAGTTCCAATGATACATTTCCAACAGCAATGCATATCTCAAGTGCTCTTGCTGTTAATGAGCAATTGCTCCCTGCATTAATAAATTTAAAAATGACATTAAACGAAAAGATGAATAAATTTAAACAGATTATAAAAATTGGCCGAACACATTTACAAGATGCAACACCAATAACATTAGGTCAAGAGATAAGTGGTTGGCATCGTATGCTTGAAAAAAATGAAGAAATGATCGTACAAAGTATGAAGTTTATTGCTGAATTAGCTATTGGTGGGACTGCTGTTGGTACTGGAATCAATGCGCATCCGAGTTTTGGAACGATGATGGCTGAAGAAATTAGTTCGTTAACTGGACTGAATTTTAGTTCTGCTGAAAATAAATTCCAAGCATTAACAAGTCATGATGAAATCGTTTATACACATGGTGCTTTAAAAGCATTGGCTGCAGATTTAATGAAAATAGCGAATGATGTCCGTTGGATGGCAAGTGGTCCTAGAAGTGGTATAGCTGAAATAACCATACCCACAAACGAACCGGGAAGTTCAATCATGCCAGGAAAAGTAAATCCAACCCAATCTGAAGCACTGACAATGGTTGTAACACAAATTATGGGAAATGATATGACAATAGGCTTTGCCGCTAGTCAAGGAAATTTTGAACTGAATGTGTTCAAACCAGTCATTATTTACAATTTTCTGCAGTCAGTTAGACTACTTTCAGACGCAATCAGATCATTTGACGATCACTGTGCAAAAGGCATAGAAGCAAATATAGAAGTGATTGAACAAAATCTAAATCGATCACTTATGCTCGTAACCGCATTAAATCCTCATATTGGTTATGAAAAAGCAGCATCAATCGCAAAGTTAGCATTTAGCGAAAATTTGACACTTAAAGAAGCTGCATTAAAAACGGGCTATCTATCGGAAGAAGAATTCGATCGAATTGTTAGACCTGAAAATATGATTTAGTCAGATTTGAATACTTTAAAGAATCAAAAAAATCCTGATGGCCACTTTAGAGCCATCAGGATTTTTTTATCAATACTCACATACCATCGACTAATTTTCTATCAACTTTTCAATTTGTTCACCGATTTTAGAAAAAGGGACGGAAAAAGTCAGTTTAATATTCGATTGAAACTGTTGATTAATGGCGGATGCTATAAAATAAGTATATTAATATTAAAAAAATTATCATAAATTCACATTAAGTTCACATCAATAGATTATAATCACTTTATCCTTAAATATTATTTAAACAGAAAGAAGGCGGATTAATTGAAGCCCATTAAAACAATTTCAGCAGAAGAGATGCAAAAATTTGAAGATAAACTAAAAAAACACAATTGGATTTTAATGTTAATAACAGTAATCACTATACCATTTATCGTAAGTAACTTGTAAAAAAAGAGAAGTACTTATACTGTTCTGTTTTCTTTTTTACATATGCCCCCAAAAGAATAGGTCAATAAAAAAGCCAAGAATTTTTTCTTGGCTTTTTTATTTTTATCACATTTATTTTTTAAACACAAACGCAATGTATACAACTTTGAAACAACCTATGAGTAAAAATAAAACATTTAAAAACCAAGGGTATGTATCAATTTTATAACGAATCATGAAAGCTTGAAAGAAGCATTAAATGAACAAGTAGGTACTCATATTGTAAATAAAGGCAATAAATACTAGTAGGCTACTAGTTGGGGTCTATGTAAAAGCGTCTCATTCTGGAACTCTCCAATGAATAAGATAAAAGACGCACTGTTTGGAGCTTCAGAGATTGCATTAGAGCTAGAGAAAGTTGCAATTCATGAACAAGAGCATGGTACTGTTGATATAGTTGAAGTAATGGATATCCACTCTGGTGCAATGAACGTAGTCCAGGGAGAAATATTAATGAAAATTGACTTTCGATTTTCATAATTACAAGAAGAAAGTAGGAAAGTTCGTTTTAAATCATTAAATCGCTCATTCTTGATCAATTGGAGAAGCAATCTGATCATTATAGGTATCAATATAAATATTTCCATTTGCTGCCAGAACAGCATACACTACTTCCTTCGTTTGTAAATTACGCTTTTTAAGCTCTTCTTGTACCATTAATTCTGACAGATTATTTTCTTTTAAATTTTTTAAGATAATTTCCCCATCCATAATCAACTCAATAGGTAATTTACTTTCCTGTCTTGTCGGTATATTTAAATCTTGTTTTGTTACGTTTCGGTATTGAGGTTTTTGTAAAAAAGATACTTTACCATTTGTCTCAACTACTACATAAAGAACTTCTTCTATATTAAAAATTCCTTTTTCCCTTAATTGTTGATTTAAATAGTCTAGAGAATAGCGCATTTTTCTCATATTGGCCTCTAATATTTTTCCATCTTCAATTATGACAGTTGGATTGCCTGCAAGTAGATTTCTACCTATTCTACTTTTCAAGGAAATAAAACTAACGAGTAAAATAACTAAAACCAAAATTAAAAAAGCTAATACTGCATGGTGAATTTTTATATTTAAATTGAAAGCTAAATTAGCAATAATGCTTCCTATTGAAATAGCCCCAATAAAATCAAAGGTATTCATCTCAGCAATGATTTGTTTTCCTAATAGTTTAGCACCGATGAACAAAATCAAAAATGCTAGCATTGTTCTTGTAATAATTTCAAAATGTTCAGGCATGGGCAGTTTCTCCTTTTACCATTAACCTTAATCTATTTTTAGTTATTATTATCAATAAAGTATTTATGTAATCTCATGATTAAAGAAGTTTAAATTGATAAACAAATTTGAATTGTGTAGAAAATTAGTTTGTGCTATTTAATAGTTAAATATAATCAAGCTAATATGCTACTTATTTCAATAAATAGTATTTTTTTAGATCTTAGAATCTTATATTTCAATTACTGCTATTTAATAAAAAAGCACATAATTTTCATTAAGTTTTCACTTTTATGGTGTAATTTTTAATAGAAACAAAAATAAATGAGTACTTTTTATAAAAAAAGCAATTTTGAATAAAAAGGAAAGAGTAATCTAAATTTTTTTGAACGTTAATTCAGCTTTTAAAAATGAAACCATCTGAAAAAAATGTATTTATAAATATTCTAGAAATAATATGCTAAGCAATTAAAAGAATTTTAAGATTTACTCATTATAATACAAGATGGTAATAAGAATTGGAGGTATTTAAATGGGTAAAATGAGTAAAAAATGGGTCACTATCTGTTCAACTGCAATTGGAGCGATTTATGCTGCAGGCTATTTTACAACTGATATTCAAGATTCGAATGTAGCGTCGCCAAAAACTGAACAGGTTAATGTTCCTTTAAATAAAAATAAAAATAAAATTGTAAAAAAAAGGTTTTATAAAAATGGAATTTTTTATGGTATGGGTTCTAATCGACGTGGAACGATTCAAATCGCCTTAAAAATAGATGAAGATAAAATTATAGATGTAGAGATAAGTAATTATGGTATGCATTATTCTGAGAATGACATAGTAAAATTACCAAATGAAGTAGTAAATGTTCAAAGTTCACAAGTTCGGAATGTGTCAGGAGCGACATATAGTACACAGGCCTTTAAAGATGCTGTTCAAGATGCTCTCTTAAAGGCAAGGAACATATAATGAAGAAAATCATAAGAAAAACGAAATTATTCATGGATACGGTTGTTGATATTAAAGTAGTCACATCAAAATCGTTAGATGAAACGGAAATTTCAATTAATCGTGCATTTAATTTTTTTCGAGAAGTTGAAAGAGCATGTAGCCGATTTAGTTTGGAAAGTGAATTAATGAAAGTGTGTAAACAAATTAATACTCCAGTAGCTGTTAGTCCATTATTATTTGAACCCTTAAAATTCGCGTTAGAGGTGGCTAAATGGACAAATGGAATATTTGATCCTACGGTTGGTCAAATATTGGAAAATGCTGGTTTCAATCAACACTATTTAACAGAAGATTTCATACAAAATAATACATCTGATAAAGTTTCTTACTCTGATATTTTCTTAAATGAAGAAGATAAAACTGTACGATTAAAAAAGCCATTAGTGATTGATTTAGGTGCTGTTGCCAAAGGGTTTGCCATTGATCTTGCTGTAAATGAATTGAGACAATTTGATGGATTCATTGTTAATGCTGGCGGGGATCTTTTTGCAGGAGGATTAGATGAATTAGGGGAAAACTGGAAAATAGGAATTCAGCACCCACTATATAAGGAAAAAATCATTCACACAATAGAAATATCTAACATGGCGGTTTGTACTTCTGGAAGTTATGAACGTAAAAGTGATTTAAACCCAGAAGTTCATCATATTATTAATCCAAAAAATAAAAAATCACCAACTGAGTTGATTAGTTGTAGCATCATCGCACCGTATACAATGATGGCGGACGCATTTTCAACTACATGTTTTTTAATGGGTAGAAAAAAGGGACTAACTCTATTAGAAGAAGTTGATTTAGGGGGCATTTTAATTTCATCTGATTTACAAATTTATCAAAAAGGAGTGGACAATATTGACTATTAAACAATGGATCAAATCACCAAAAGGTTATGTAATTCTGTCCTTAATGATTTTACTTTTAATTGCTACAATTGATTATCAAACAAGTAGAGGCGCAATTAACTGTATGATTGCCGTTTTTGTGGGAACAATTACAGATATATTATGTGCCTTAATTTTAAAAAGGAAAAATATTAAGCCATACGGAGCGGTTATTACTGGAATTATTGTCGCAATGATTTTAAGTACAACCACTGCATGGTATGTGATTGTTATCACAACATTTGTTTCAATTTTATCAAAATATTTAATTGTCTTTAAAAGGAAACAAATATTTAATCCAGCAGTTTTTGGTCTATTAATGTCTATCATCCTTTTTCATACTGAACAAAGTTGGTGGGGCGCATTTGGAGATCTTCAAGGTTGGACAATTATATTTTTATTAATGATTGGTTATATAGTTGTCAGTCGTGTAAATAAATTTCCAATGGTATTTTCATTTTTAGGAACATACTTCATGCTCTTAATACTGACTCAATTTTTTCATATTGGAGATGCATCGGATGCTTTTCGCAGTCCATTTATAAATGCTTCTCTTTTCTTTGCATTTTTTATGCTCACTGATCCCCCTACATCACCAGCGAAAGACAAACAACAAGTTATTTTCGGTTTTATTTGTGCACTAGTAGGAGTAACAATTTATAGTTTATTTGGAGGATTAACCTATTTATTTACTGGCTTGATGGCCGGCAATCTATTTAATTTATTGAAATCAAAGCCTTCAATTCAAAAAGTTCAAACAAAGGAATCAATCTTTTCATAATGTATCACGTATTCTATTTCTGCAGTTGTTACAACGAAGGATGGATTTAAAGTGAAAACAGAAAAAGAAAAAATTACTGTAAAACGCTAATTTTTTTAGTACAAGCCAGCTTTATAAGCTAGGCTTGTTTTTTTGTATTAATTTTATACGGGATACGTCTTCTTATCTAATTCCAATGTATCACTGTCTACACTTGTTTCTTGATCCTATGAAATTATTATTAATTTTAAAATGTTAGCGTTCTGTTACCAATGTGATATTGAGTAAGAAAGCATGAAGTAATACCTTTACATAAGTACATAATTTTTTTATAGAGGACTTTCATTTAACTTGATTAATGTGAAAAAGGTGAAATTTAATGATTTATTTATTACTAGTTGTTGGAACTATATTAGGGTACATTCTGCTAATTCTACCAGCATATGTATATGCAATAATCCTTTTAGTGGGTTCATTGTGTTCTTTTATTGCAATTTATATTGAATTAACTATTTTAGAGAAAAAAGTAAGAGCTGATCTATTATAAACTACATAAATAATCAAAAATAAGAATATGTTTTAGTTAATTATTATTATAACTAAAAAGGAAGTACAATTATTTGCATAAAGAGTGTAGAATTCTAAAAAATTCTACACTCTTTTTCATTAGTTTTTTATTCTATAATCTATTAAATATCCTCAAACATATAACCATATCGAGGGACAGAAACAATCTTTTGACCGTTCCGGCTAAACATTTTTTTTGTTGAAAGTTAGTGGGGTTTCCAAAGTTAAGAGCGAAATTCTCAAATAGCTGATAGCACGTGGAGTTTACTCGTTCAAAAATTAGATTTGTATTAAATCATAAATTTGATACAAAATGTTTATCATTTAGAAACATTTTTTTGCTATGATTTGATAAAGGTCAATATTGACATATACATCATATTGAATTTAGAGGTGAAAATATGAAAAACAATATTAAAAAATTATCAATGATTGCGATTAGTAGTTTCATATTATTATCAGGTTGTTTAGTAGTTAAGGCTCAGAAAAATGTAAGTGTTTCTAAAACTGACCCGATACTTGTTGAGCTAAATAAACTAACACTGAAAGAAAAAATCGGACAAATGATTATCGCAGGTTTCGATGGAACAACATCAAGTAATGCAGATACTCTTTTAAAAAATTATAAATTAGGCGGCGTCATACTTTTTGGAACAAATATAAAAAGTCCAAGTCAATTAGTAAATTTAACAAATGACATTAAAACATATAATAAAAATAACAAGGTACCTTTGTTTCTCTCTGTCGATCAAGAAGGCGGTAGAGTAAATCGAATGCCTTCAACGGTTATAAATACACCCTCGGCGAGAACGATTGGAAATAAAAATAATATGCAATACGCATATAATATAGGTAATATGATTTCAAAAGAACTATCGTCTTTTGGATTCAATACTGATTTTTCACCAGTATTCGATATACAAAGTAATCCTAAAAATACAGTAATTGGAGATCGTTCTTTTGGAACAAATTCAAGTATCGTTTCAAACATTGGTATTGGAATGATGGATGGAATTCATAAAGGAAACACAATTCCTGTAATTAAACATTTCCCAGGGCATGGAGATACGTCAGTAGATTCTCATTTAGATCTTCCTATAGTGAATAAAGATCTATCAAGTTTAAAAAAGTTTGAGCTAGTTCCATTCAATAATGCAATTAAAAATCATGCGGATATGGTGATGGTAGCTCATATAGTAGTAAAAAAAGTAGATTCAAAGTATCCAGCATCTATGTCAAAAGCGGTGATAACTGAACTGTTACGAAAACAATATGGCTATAATGGTGTTGTCATAACTGATGATATGTCAATGGGAGCTATAGCTAAACACTATAACTTAAGTAACGCAGCAGTAACCTCTATTAATGCAGGTAGTAATATTATTTTAATCGGACATGGAAATGAAAATGTTAAAACCATATACAATAGCATCTATACAGCCGTAAAAAATCACAAAATATCAGAAGACACAATCAATAAAAGTGTTTATAAGATTCTGGCTTTAAAACAGAAATATAAACTTAATAATAATAAAGTTCAACCTGTCAATGTTACAAATTTAAATAAACAAATCAAGAAAGCCGTTACTTATAACAATGAAACTAGTAATAAGCAGTACTTACTTTTAAAAAATATTTCAACGAAGGGGAATG
This genomic interval from Gottfriedia acidiceleris contains the following:
- a CDS encoding DUF421 domain-containing protein, with protein sequence MPEHFEIITRTMLAFLILFIGAKLLGKQIIAEMNTFDFIGAISIGSIIANLAFNLNIKIHHAVLAFLILVLVILLVSFISLKSRIGRNLLAGNPTVIIEDGKILEANMRKMRYSLDYLNQQLREKGIFNIEEVLYVVVETNGKVSFLQKPQYRNVTKQDLNIPTRQESKLPIELIMDGEIILKNLKENNLSELMVQEELKKRNLQTKEVVYAVLAANGNIYIDTYNDQIASPIDQE
- a CDS encoding FMN-binding protein, whose product is MGKMSKKWVTICSTAIGAIYAAGYFTTDIQDSNVASPKTEQVNVPLNKNKNKIVKKRFYKNGIFYGMGSNRRGTIQIALKIDEDKIIDVEISNYGMHYSENDIVKLPNEVVNVQSSQVRNVSGATYSTQAFKDAVQDALLKARNI
- a CDS encoding FAD:protein FMN transferase, which encodes MKKIIRKTKLFMDTVVDIKVVTSKSLDETEISINRAFNFFREVERACSRFSLESELMKVCKQINTPVAVSPLLFEPLKFALEVAKWTNGIFDPTVGQILENAGFNQHYLTEDFIQNNTSDKVSYSDIFLNEEDKTVRLKKPLVIDLGAVAKGFAIDLAVNELRQFDGFIVNAGGDLFAGGLDELGENWKIGIQHPLYKEKIIHTIEISNMAVCTSGSYERKSDLNPEVHHIINPKNKKSPTELISCSIIAPYTMMADAFSTTCFLMGRKKGLTLLEEVDLGGILISSDLQIYQKGVDNIDY
- a CDS encoding TMEM164 family acyltransferase produces the protein MTFQMWSPFHFLFMASPFLFVTLFYFLFRRFNHQKIRLIGMCFSLIGIALLVGRNIEIYHKVNQISPEEIPLQICHFANFILFFAFLFESELLFSIAFCFNLPAALVSIIFANGLTNYQSLLTWQGMAYLWGHMLIVGIVLWAYFNNMIVINLKILRKTMSLIIILYILSIFVNNLFMKWMEPFTSNYFYTMAPEKGTPLEYFYKLGKETTTLGLHYNPIYLLMLLLVGLFVVFLFYLIYLFLNLVKNGEMKNLNEQNDLN
- a CDS encoding RnfABCDGE type electron transport complex subunit D; this encodes MTIKQWIKSPKGYVILSLMILLLIATIDYQTSRGAINCMIAVFVGTITDILCALILKRKNIKPYGAVITGIIVAMILSTTTAWYVIVITTFVSILSKYLIVFKRKQIFNPAVFGLLMSIILFHTEQSWWGAFGDLQGWTIIFLLMIGYIVVSRVNKFPMVFSFLGTYFMLLILTQFFHIGDASDAFRSPFINASLFFAFFMLTDPPTSPAKDKQQVIFGFICALVGVTIYSLFGGLTYLFTGLMAGNLFNLLKSKPSIQKVQTKESIFS
- the fumC gene encoding class II fumarate hydratase, which produces MGYRIEKDSIGEIKVPVNKLWGAQTQRSFENFKIGTEKMPIQLIYALALIKKSAAITNKKLGKLDSEKADAIISAVNEILNGKLDNHFPLVVWQTGSGTQTNMNVNEVIAHRGNEFLAEKGNNKKIHPNDDVNMSQSSNDTFPTAMHISSALAVNEQLLPALINLKMTLNEKMNKFKQIIKIGRTHLQDATPITLGQEISGWHRMLEKNEEMIVQSMKFIAELAIGGTAVGTGINAHPSFGTMMAEEISSLTGLNFSSAENKFQALTSHDEIVYTHGALKALAADLMKIANDVRWMASGPRSGIAEITIPTNEPGSSIMPGKVNPTQSEALTMVVTQIMGNDMTIGFAASQGNFELNVFKPVIIYNFLQSVRLLSDAIRSFDDHCAKGIEANIEVIEQNLNRSLMLVTALNPHIGYEKAASIAKLAFSENLTLKEAALKTGYLSEEEFDRIVRPENMI
- the nagZ gene encoding beta-N-acetylhexosaminidase codes for the protein MKNNIKKLSMIAISSFILLSGCLVVKAQKNVSVSKTDPILVELNKLTLKEKIGQMIIAGFDGTTSSNADTLLKNYKLGGVILFGTNIKSPSQLVNLTNDIKTYNKNNKVPLFLSVDQEGGRVNRMPSTVINTPSARTIGNKNNMQYAYNIGNMISKELSSFGFNTDFSPVFDIQSNPKNTVIGDRSFGTNSSIVSNIGIGMMDGIHKGNTIPVIKHFPGHGDTSVDSHLDLPIVNKDLSSLKKFELVPFNNAIKNHADMVMVAHIVVKKVDSKYPASMSKAVITELLRKQYGYNGVVITDDMSMGAIAKHYNLSNAAVTSINAGSNIILIGHGNENVKTIYNSIYTAVKNHKISEDTINKSVYKILALKQKYKLNNNKVQPVNVTNLNKQIKKAVTYNNETSNKQYLLLKNISTKGNEGKIINAEFNVMNSNIDLVREKWGKEDGSVYVAAAKGTYNTYTKRNVVIGYQKSHLIFELRSFDPQLKSLTINHIKNYFGSPSSEVTTSNNEKIITYSIGSNKLKFVFPLKNKIIVLDHYSIYNPNNVAK
- a CDS encoding DoxX family protein yields the protein MLNMGLLIIRLVIGLLFVGHGAQKLFGWFGGHGLKGTGGWFESIGMKPGVTIALFAGLAELIGGILFTLGLLTPLAGIMIAGTMVMAIIKVHAPNGLWATANGYEYNLTLLSVAIGIALIGPGKYALDPFLF